A single genomic interval of candidate division KSB1 bacterium harbors:
- a CDS encoding sodium:solute symporter produces MHSLDWFVLISSLLFIVLYGVWKGRGSKNIEDYLLANRRMRWPTIALSIMATQASAITFLSTPGQAYVDGMRFVQFYFGLPIAMIIISITAVPIYHKLKVFTAYEYLENRFDLKTRGLAALLFLIQRGLAAGLTIYAPAIILSTILGWNTQITTFIIGVLVIVYTTLGGTKAVNWTHFHQMFIAMFGMFAAFFMILYLLPDDISIMDAGFVAGKMGKFNTIDFTFDLNNRYTIWSGIIAGLFLHLSYFGTDQSQVQRYLTGSSITESRFGLIFNGLAKVPMQFFILLIGAMLFVFYQFEKPPLFFNSVEINKIQNTAYASDYQELEVEYEKAHEYKKTRIRELISAMDDSDQEAIDQAQNNLNLAEGKTKEIRESAISLMQQNDPEMNPNDTNYIFLTFVTTFLPVGLVGLVIAAIFAASMSSTSAELNSLASTTVVDIYRRMIYKKGNDKHYVIASKVFTAIWGVYAILLAEYASRLGSLIEAVNILGSLFYGTILGIFAVAFYFKKIQGTATFYAAIVAETLVFVFHIFEITSFLWYNVVGCLGVIILAHTINWLTPPQPAVK; encoded by the coding sequence TTGCACTCACTAGACTGGTTTGTTTTAATATCATCCCTGCTTTTCATTGTTCTTTACGGCGTCTGGAAAGGGCGGGGTAGTAAAAATATAGAGGACTACCTACTCGCAAACAGGCGCATGCGCTGGCCTACAATTGCACTATCCATCATGGCAACGCAAGCTAGCGCGATCACGTTCCTTTCAACTCCCGGACAGGCCTATGTAGACGGTATGCGCTTTGTCCAATTCTATTTCGGCCTTCCCATTGCAATGATCATTATTTCCATTACAGCAGTTCCAATTTATCACAAACTAAAAGTTTTCACTGCTTATGAGTATTTAGAAAATCGTTTTGACCTGAAAACACGTGGTTTGGCAGCGCTACTCTTTCTCATCCAAAGAGGATTGGCGGCTGGGCTTACCATTTACGCTCCGGCCATTATCCTTTCCACTATATTGGGTTGGAATACACAAATCACCACTTTTATAATCGGTGTTTTGGTGATTGTTTATACAACCTTAGGAGGCACTAAGGCTGTCAACTGGACCCATTTCCACCAAATGTTTATAGCTATGTTTGGTATGTTTGCTGCTTTTTTTATGATCTTATATCTCCTCCCTGATGATATTTCAATAATGGATGCAGGATTTGTGGCAGGTAAAATGGGGAAGTTTAATACAATCGATTTTACGTTTGATTTGAATAATCGGTATACGATTTGGTCGGGAATTATTGCCGGACTTTTTCTGCACCTCTCCTATTTTGGCACAGATCAATCACAGGTACAGAGATACCTGACTGGTTCCTCGATCACTGAAAGTCGCTTTGGTTTGATCTTTAATGGGTTGGCTAAAGTCCCGATGCAGTTTTTCATTCTTCTTATTGGCGCTATGTTGTTTGTGTTTTATCAATTTGAAAAGCCTCCCTTATTTTTTAATTCTGTGGAAATAAATAAAATTCAAAACACAGCCTACGCTTCAGATTACCAGGAATTGGAAGTTGAATACGAAAAAGCTCATGAATATAAGAAAACGAGAATAAGAGAGTTAATCAGTGCGATGGATGACAGCGACCAAGAGGCAATTGACCAGGCGCAAAACAATCTCAATCTGGCAGAAGGGAAAACAAAAGAAATCCGGGAATCGGCTATTTCTCTCATGCAGCAGAATGATCCGGAAATGAATCCTAATGACACGAATTATATTTTTCTGACATTTGTAACTACTTTTTTGCCTGTCGGATTGGTGGGATTGGTGATCGCAGCAATATTTGCCGCATCCATGTCATCGACTTCGGCAGAGCTAAATTCTTTGGCTTCCACAACAGTTGTTGATATTTATCGCCGCATGATCTACAAGAAGGGTAATGATAAGCATTATGTGATCGCCTCTAAAGTCTTTACCGCAATATGGGGTGTTTATGCCATCTTGCTTGCGGAATATGCCAGCCGGCTTGGCTCACTTATTGAGGCCGTTAATATCTTGGGATCTCTTTTTTATGGAACCATATTGGGGATATTCGCAGTTGCGTTTTATTTTAAGAAAATTCAGGGAACAGCTACATTTTATGCTGCAATAGTTGCTGAAACTCTAGTGTTTGTTTTTCATATTTTCGAGATAACATCTTTTCTCT